The following coding sequences are from one Pseudomonas mendocina window:
- a CDS encoding head completion/stabilization protein translates to MSAFVAGGTPNAPYPISNAEFWPAIDGQKLRAAMRIDSSVTDDRLEVATVNAMIEANRELADYRTARQAEGHATLADVPAEKIKGESQVLHLYRRIVYCRALAELIERYRSYDATNSGAQKVTEEETSPDQLRRDARWALRNILGESQSTVEVL, encoded by the coding sequence ATGAGCGCGTTCGTAGCGGGCGGCACCCCAAACGCCCCGTACCCCATCAGCAACGCCGAGTTCTGGCCCGCCATCGACGGCCAAAAGCTGCGCGCCGCCATGCGTATCGACTCCAGCGTCACCGACGACCGCCTAGAAGTGGCCACCGTCAACGCCATGATCGAGGCCAACCGCGAACTGGCCGACTACCGCACCGCCCGCCAGGCCGAAGGCCACGCCACCCTGGCCGACGTACCGGCCGAGAAGATCAAAGGCGAAAGCCAAGTGCTGCACCTCTATCGCCGCATCGTCTATTGCCGCGCCCTGGCCGAACTGATCGAGCGGTACCGCAGCTACGACGCCACCAACAGCGGCGCGCAGAAAGTCACCGAAGAAGAAACCAGCCCCGACCAGCTCCGCCGCGACGCCCGCTGGGCACTGCGCAACATCCTCGGCGAGAGCCAGAGCACCGTGGAGGTGCTCTGA
- a CDS encoding GPO family capsid scaffolding protein has protein sequence MAATKKTVSKWTRIAVEGATTDGRNIERQWIQEMAQQYSPNTYGARLNCEHLRGVWPGSDFGAYGDVVALKAEEVDIDGKKKLALFAQMVPTDTLIELNKKGQKVYTSIEVNPKFADTGKAYLVGLAITDSPASLGTEMLQFSAKNGTLANRKQDKDNLFSAAEETALEFEEIDDTPSMFAGLKTRLSELLKLSKEKEGKDAAHFAELGEMIESLAEHGAKQADAFASVQTAHDKLQAAHDKLATEVADLVKRLSETEDHSQQPQRPVNPGGNAQVVAEY, from the coding sequence ATGGCCGCCACCAAGAAAACCGTCTCCAAATGGACCCGCATTGCCGTCGAAGGCGCCACCACCGATGGCCGCAACATCGAGCGCCAATGGATTCAGGAGATGGCCCAGCAGTACAGCCCCAATACCTACGGCGCTCGCCTGAATTGTGAGCACCTGCGCGGCGTCTGGCCGGGTAGCGACTTCGGCGCATACGGCGACGTTGTCGCCCTCAAGGCCGAAGAGGTCGACATTGACGGCAAGAAGAAACTGGCCCTGTTCGCCCAGATGGTGCCCACCGACACCCTGATCGAGCTGAACAAGAAGGGGCAGAAGGTTTACACCTCCATTGAGGTCAACCCCAAGTTCGCCGACACCGGCAAGGCATACCTGGTCGGCCTGGCCATCACCGACAGCCCCGCCAGCCTGGGCACCGAGATGCTCCAGTTCAGTGCCAAGAACGGCACCCTGGCCAACCGCAAACAGGACAAAGACAACCTCTTCTCCGCTGCCGAAGAAACGGCCCTTGAGTTCGAGGAAATCGACGACACCCCCAGCATGTTCGCCGGCCTGAAAACCCGCCTCAGCGAACTGCTGAAACTGAGCAAGGAAAAGGAAGGCAAGGACGCCGCTCACTTCGCCGAACTGGGCGAAATGATCGAAAGCTTGGCCGAGCACGGCGCCAAGCAGGCCGACGCCTTCGCCAGCGTGCAGACCGCCCACGACAAGCTCCAGGCAGCCCACGACAAGCTGGCTACCGAGGTCGCCGACCTGGTCAAGCGCCTCAGCGAAACCGAAGACCACAGCCAGCAACCCCAGCGGCCGGTCAACCCCGGCGGCAACGCCCAAGTCGTCGCCGAGTACTGA
- a CDS encoding phage major capsid protein, P2 family: protein MQKNTRIAFNGYLATQAKINEVESATETFTVAPTPAQKLEKAIQESNRFLTKINIIPVDEPEGEAILLGVNGPTASRTKTNPTTGKKRQPRDVSALSKDTYACKKTNFDTAFPYAKLDAWAKFPEFQTMLSSSIAVQQGLDRIMIGFNGTSVADDTDLDANPMLEDVNIGWLEKIRLRAPDRVINEGATAGKVRIGPNVKSAANPTGTDDYQTLDGLVFDAIQLLDPWHRKRKDLVVIVDPQLLHEKQLRAVEKGAASNVEENAADEVVTKGRLGGLPIEHDAPFFIDGGVLITPLSNLSLYVQSGKRRRHIRDEPDFDQVADYQSSNEAYVIEDFGAVALVENIEKV from the coding sequence ATGCAGAAGAACACCCGCATCGCCTTCAACGGCTACCTTGCCACCCAGGCGAAAATCAACGAGGTCGAATCGGCCACGGAAACCTTTACCGTCGCCCCGACCCCGGCGCAGAAGCTGGAAAAAGCGATCCAGGAATCCAACCGTTTCCTGACCAAAATCAACATCATCCCGGTCGACGAACCCGAAGGTGAGGCCATCCTGCTCGGCGTCAACGGCCCGACTGCCAGCCGTACCAAAACCAACCCGACAACCGGCAAGAAGCGTCAGCCGCGCGATGTCAGCGCCCTGAGCAAAGACACCTACGCCTGTAAGAAAACCAACTTCGACACCGCCTTCCCCTACGCAAAGCTCGACGCCTGGGCCAAGTTCCCCGAGTTCCAGACCATGCTGTCCAGCTCCATCGCTGTGCAGCAGGGCCTGGATCGCATCATGATCGGCTTCAACGGCACCAGCGTGGCGGATGACACCGACCTCGACGCCAACCCGATGCTGGAAGACGTGAACATCGGCTGGCTGGAAAAAATTCGTCTGCGCGCTCCCGACCGCGTTATCAACGAAGGCGCAACGGCTGGCAAAGTGCGCATCGGCCCGAATGTAAAGAGCGCCGCCAATCCGACTGGCACCGACGACTACCAAACCCTCGACGGCCTGGTGTTCGACGCCATCCAGTTGCTGGACCCGTGGCACCGCAAACGCAAAGACCTGGTCGTGATCGTTGACCCGCAACTACTGCACGAAAAGCAGCTGCGGGCAGTCGAGAAAGGCGCCGCGTCCAACGTCGAAGAAAACGCCGCCGACGAAGTGGTCACCAAGGGTCGCCTGGGCGGCCTGCCCATCGAGCACGACGCCCCGTTCTTCATCGACGGCGGCGTACTCATCACCCCGCTGAGCAACCTGTCCCTCTACGTCCAGAGCGGCAAGCGCCGTCGCCACATCCGTGACGAGCCGGACTTCGATCAGGTCGCCGACTACCAATCCTCGAACGAGGCCTATGTCATCGAAGACTTCGGCGCCGTCGCCCTGGTCGAGAACATCGAGAAGGTCTAA
- a CDS encoding phage portal protein, with protein sequence MSNETITEQPAASVPGGMAFTFGEPTAVLDGRDFLDYLECYANGRWYEPPVSLDNLAKASKAGIYLPSGLVFKRNALSRTFIPHKLLSRAAFEQIVTDWGWSGNLYLEKRNNMLRQALGLLPCMAKYMRRGVDLDTYYQVRGWKDEHEFKRGSVCHLREADINQEIYGLPEWLPALQSALLNEAATLFRRKYFANGSHAGFILYMTDAAFDENYVKDLRKAMRDSKGPGNFRNLFMYAPNGKKDGIQLIPISEVAAKDDFGAIKNISRDDLLGMLRVYPQLMGIVPQNSGGFGSLREASEMWAVNELEPVQARLAQINDWLGEEVVKFKPYEPPSSAAS encoded by the coding sequence ATGAGCAACGAGACAATCACTGAGCAGCCGGCCGCCAGCGTGCCCGGTGGCATGGCTTTTACCTTCGGTGAGCCTACTGCGGTGCTCGATGGTCGTGACTTCCTGGATTACCTGGAGTGCTACGCCAACGGACGCTGGTACGAGCCCCCCGTCTCTCTGGACAACCTGGCGAAGGCCTCGAAAGCGGGCATCTACTTGCCGTCTGGCCTGGTGTTCAAGCGCAACGCGCTGTCACGGACTTTCATTCCGCACAAGCTGTTGAGCCGGGCTGCGTTCGAGCAGATCGTCACGGACTGGGGGTGGTCGGGCAATCTGTACCTTGAGAAGCGCAACAACATGCTGCGGCAGGCGCTGGGGCTGTTGCCGTGCATGGCCAAGTACATGCGTCGCGGTGTGGATCTCGATACCTACTACCAGGTGCGGGGCTGGAAAGACGAACACGAGTTCAAGCGCGGCAGCGTGTGTCACCTTCGGGAAGCCGACATCAATCAGGAGATTTACGGGCTGCCGGAGTGGCTGCCGGCCCTGCAAAGCGCGCTGTTGAATGAGGCGGCCACGCTATTCCGGCGTAAGTATTTCGCCAACGGTTCGCATGCTGGGTTCATCCTGTACATGACCGACGCGGCCTTCGACGAAAACTACGTCAAGGACTTGCGCAAGGCGATGCGCGACAGCAAGGGGCCGGGCAACTTCCGCAACCTGTTCATGTACGCACCGAACGGCAAGAAAGACGGCATCCAACTGATCCCAATCAGTGAGGTGGCGGCCAAGGATGACTTCGGCGCAATCAAGAACATCAGCCGCGACGACCTGCTAGGCATGCTGCGCGTTTACCCGCAGTTGATGGGCATTGTTCCGCAGAACTCCGGCGGGTTCGGCTCGCTGCGGGAGGCGTCAGAGATGTGGGCCGTCAACGAACTGGAGCCGGTGCAAGCCAGGCTCGCGCAGATCAACGATTGGCTGGGTGAAGAGGTGGTGAAGTTCAAGCCCTACGAGCCTCCCAGCAGCGCCGCCAGCTAA
- a CDS encoding terminase ATPase subunit family protein — MNAIVDLPTDHRRHAKHLYWQGYRVCEIAELIGEKEKTLHSWKTRDEWDRATPLERIQAATEARLVQLILKDPKSGADYKEIDLLHRQLERQARIDRFQKGGTEAELNPELDKRNAGPKRKPKRNDITEEQTEKLVEAFLEGCFDYQLDWHRAGNQRTRVILKSRQIGATFYFAREALIDALITGRNQIFLSASKAQAHIFKAYIQAFARDVVGVDLAGDPIILPNGAELHFLGTNARTAQGYHGNFYFDEFFWTFKFQELNKVASGMAMQKRYRRTYFSTPSSMAHEAYTFWTGERFNKGKPSAEHINLDVSHAELQQGRLCEDSIWRQIVTILDAAEGGCDLFDIDELRREYDAAAFQNLLMCQFVDDGASIFPLSMLQSGMVDSWVDWDDFKPLEMRPFGSRQVWLGYDPAESGDSAGLVVVAPPAVPGGKFRILERHQFKGMDFDSQARTIQKVTQRYWVTYIGIDTTGIGSAVAQLVRQFFPGLTTFSYSPEVKTRLVMKAWHVISQGRLEFDAGWTDMAQSLMAIRKTVTPGGRQFTYTAGRNDNTGHADLAWALFHALHNEPLEGQTAANTGVMEFY; from the coding sequence ATGAATGCCATCGTTGATTTGCCCACCGATCACCGCCGCCACGCCAAGCACTTGTACTGGCAGGGCTATCGCGTGTGCGAAATCGCCGAGCTGATCGGCGAGAAAGAAAAGACCCTGCACAGCTGGAAAACCCGCGACGAGTGGGACAGGGCCACGCCGCTGGAGCGTATCCAGGCCGCCACCGAAGCGCGGTTGGTGCAGCTGATCCTGAAAGACCCGAAGTCGGGAGCCGACTACAAGGAAATCGACCTGCTGCACCGCCAGTTGGAGCGGCAGGCGCGGATTGATCGCTTCCAGAAGGGCGGCACCGAGGCCGAGCTAAACCCGGAACTGGACAAGCGCAATGCCGGGCCGAAGCGTAAGCCGAAGCGCAACGACATTACCGAGGAACAGACCGAGAAGCTGGTCGAGGCCTTCCTTGAAGGGTGCTTCGATTACCAGCTCGACTGGCACCGGGCGGGCAACCAGCGCACGCGGGTCATCCTGAAAAGTCGCCAGATCGGCGCCACGTTCTACTTCGCACGCGAGGCGCTGATCGATGCGCTGATCACTGGGCGTAACCAGATTTTCCTGTCTGCGTCGAAGGCGCAGGCGCATATCTTCAAGGCGTATATCCAGGCCTTCGCGCGGGATGTGGTGGGGGTGGATCTGGCTGGCGATCCGATCATCTTGCCGAACGGCGCCGAGCTGCATTTCCTGGGGACGAACGCGCGCACCGCCCAGGGCTACCACGGCAATTTCTACTTCGACGAGTTCTTCTGGACGTTCAAATTCCAGGAGCTGAACAAGGTCGCCAGCGGCATGGCGATGCAGAAGCGCTACCGCCGGACGTACTTCTCGACGCCGAGCAGCATGGCGCATGAGGCGTACACCTTCTGGACGGGCGAGCGGTTCAACAAGGGCAAGCCGTCGGCCGAGCATATCAACCTGGATGTGAGCCACGCGGAGCTACAGCAGGGTCGGCTGTGCGAGGACTCGATCTGGCGCCAGATCGTGACGATTCTGGATGCGGCCGAGGGCGGCTGCGACCTCTTCGACATCGACGAGTTGCGGCGCGAATACGACGCGGCGGCGTTCCAGAACCTGCTGATGTGCCAGTTCGTCGACGACGGGGCGAGCATCTTCCCGCTGAGCATGCTTCAGAGCGGCATGGTGGATAGCTGGGTCGATTGGGATGACTTCAAACCGCTGGAGATGCGCCCGTTTGGCTCGCGCCAAGTGTGGCTTGGCTATGACCCTGCGGAGAGCGGCGACTCGGCCGGCTTGGTGGTGGTGGCGCCGCCGGCGGTACCGGGCGGGAAATTCCGCATCCTGGAGCGCCACCAGTTTAAGGGCATGGACTTCGACAGCCAGGCCAGGACGATTCAGAAGGTTACCCAGCGCTATTGGGTGACCTATATCGGCATCGACACCACCGGTATCGGCAGCGCAGTGGCGCAGCTGGTGCGCCAGTTCTTCCCCGGCCTGACGACGTTCAGCTACAGCCCCGAGGTGAAAACGCGCCTGGTGATGAAGGCGTGGCATGTGATCAGCCAGGGCCGCCTTGAGTTCGACGCTGGCTGGACGGACATGGCGCAGTCGCTGATGGCGATTCGCAAGACGGTTACGCCGGGCGGGCGGCAGTTCACCTACACAGCCGGCCGCAACGACAACACAGGCCACGCCGACTTGGCGTGGGCGCTGTTCCACGCTTTGCACAACGAGCCCCTGGAAGGCCAGACAGCCGCCAACACGGGCGTTATGGAGTTCTATTGA
- a CDS encoding phage holin, lambda family, which produces MPDRPETWALLLAWLEHHHPLVYAAMLSATLGAARLIYNGGSIRRALGEGFICGLITLALSNGLPLFGMPPEVAPFFGGMVGLIGADGVRAGLNKLAARKVDTL; this is translated from the coding sequence ATGCCTGACCGTCCTGAAACCTGGGCGCTACTGCTCGCCTGGCTGGAACACCATCACCCCCTGGTCTACGCCGCCATGTTGTCGGCCACCCTCGGCGCGGCCCGCCTCATCTACAACGGCGGCAGCATTCGCCGCGCCCTCGGCGAGGGCTTTATCTGCGGCCTGATCACCCTGGCGCTGAGCAACGGCCTACCGCTGTTCGGTATGCCCCCAGAAGTCGCGCCCTTCTTCGGCGGCATGGTCGGCCTCATCGGCGCCGACGGCGTGCGCGCCGGCCTCAACAAACTCGCAGCACGCAAGGTAGACACCCTATGA
- a CDS encoding tail protein X, with the protein MPTVIAAQGDTVDSICWDYYGRTAGVTEAVLDANPGLADLGPIIPHGTAVNLPEAAPQAEQPQVVNLWN; encoded by the coding sequence ATGCCCACCGTCATCGCCGCCCAGGGCGACACCGTCGACAGCATCTGCTGGGACTACTACGGCCGCACGGCCGGCGTTACCGAAGCCGTGCTCGACGCCAACCCAGGCCTGGCCGACCTCGGCCCGATCATCCCCCACGGCACCGCCGTGAACCTGCCCGAAGCTGCCCCGCAAGCCGAACAGCCGCAAGTGGTGAACCTATGGAACTGA
- the gpM gene encoding phage terminase small subunit — MASLAQRTQLRKRAEAESARTAPPALMDGLTTYELMLAKLQQDNLRLKQVQSNQNKALLKAEMLPEYADYVAGVLAGGKGAQDEVFVTVMLWRFDAGDFIGGLEAAAYVLQHALKMPERFNRTTGCVVAEEIAEAALRALKAGNGFDIEITLQANELTARHDMPDAARAKLMLAIGRLYALKVKDDASGEDLGNLVNAKEYLSKAISLYSACGAKKDMERVDRLLKKHADNG; from the coding sequence ATGGCATCCCTTGCCCAACGCACCCAACTGCGCAAGCGTGCCGAAGCGGAATCGGCACGCACCGCACCACCGGCGCTCATGGACGGGCTCACCACCTACGAGCTCATGCTCGCCAAGCTGCAACAGGATAACTTGCGCCTGAAACAGGTGCAGTCCAACCAGAACAAAGCGCTACTCAAGGCCGAGATGCTGCCCGAATACGCCGACTACGTTGCCGGCGTGCTCGCCGGCGGCAAGGGCGCGCAAGACGAAGTCTTCGTCACCGTCATGCTCTGGCGCTTCGACGCTGGCGACTTCATCGGCGGGCTGGAGGCTGCGGCCTATGTGCTCCAGCACGCGCTGAAAATGCCCGAGCGCTTCAACCGCACCACCGGTTGTGTGGTTGCCGAAGAGATCGCCGAAGCCGCCCTCCGCGCCCTCAAGGCCGGCAACGGCTTCGACATTGAAATAACCCTGCAGGCCAACGAACTCACCGCCCGCCACGACATGCCAGACGCCGCCCGCGCCAAGCTCATGCTGGCCATCGGTCGTCTGTACGCGCTCAAGGTCAAGGACGATGCCAGCGGCGAAGACCTGGGCAACCTCGTCAACGCCAAGGAATACCTGAGCAAGGCCATCAGCCTGTACAGCGCCTGCGGCGCCAAAAAGGATATGGAGCGCGTCGACCGCCTCCTCAAGAAACACGCCGACAACGGCTAA